A single region of the Branchiostoma lanceolatum isolate klBraLanc5 chromosome 1, klBraLanc5.hap2, whole genome shotgun sequence genome encodes:
- the LOC136420986 gene encoding phosphoserine phosphatase-like isoform X2 produces MSDQAEVRQIWRTADAVCFDVDSTVITEEGLDELANYCGVGDRVAQLTKEAMGNGMSFREALTLRLDLFKPSLQIVQKFVQEHPPQLTPGVKEVISLLQKRGTAVYLVSGGFFRIIEPIAQLVGVPVENIFANKLLFNEHGEYEMFDKDQPTSASGGKARVVQLLKDTHGYKRSAGVLNTGCCYW; encoded by the exons atgtcggaccaagcaGAGGTGAGGCAGATCTGGCGGACAGCAGATGCTGTATGTTTTGACGTGGACAGCACAGTCATTACTGAGGAGGGCCTTGATGAACTGGCCAACTACTGTGGGGTGGGCGACAGGGTGGCACAACT TACAAAAGAAGCCATGGGGAATGGCATGTCTTTCCGGGAAGCATTGACACTTCGATTGGACCTCTTCAAACCCAGTCTGCAGATTGTCCAAAAGTTTGTCCAGGAACACCCGCCCCAACTCACACCAGGGGTCAA GGAGGTGATCTCACTGCTACAGAAGAGAGGCACTGCTGTGTATCTTGTATCAGGCGGCTTCTTCAGAATCATAGAGCCAATAGCCCAGCTAGTTGGGGTTCCCGTTGAAAACATATTTGCCAACAAGTTGTTGTTCAATGAACATG GCGAGTATGAGATGTTTGACAAGGACCAGCCTACCTCAGCTTCAGGTGGAAAGGCACGTGTGGTCCAGCTTCTTAAAGACACTCATGGATACAAGAGGTCAGCTGGTGTCTTGAATACG GGTTGTTGTTATTGGTGA
- the LOC136420986 gene encoding phosphoserine phosphatase-like isoform X1, with the protein MSDQAEVRQIWRTADAVCFDVDSTVITEEGLDELANYCGVGDRVAQLTKEAMGNGMSFREALTLRLDLFKPSLQIVQKFVQEHPPQLTPGVKEVISLLQKRGTAVYLVSGGFFRIIEPIAQLVGVPVENIFANKLLFNEHGEYEMFDKDQPTSASGGKARVVQLLKDTHGYKRVVVIGDGLTDAEACPPAEAFIGFGGNVRRQSVQDKAKWFVTSFTELAEPLQS; encoded by the exons atgtcggaccaagcaGAGGTGAGGCAGATCTGGCGGACAGCAGATGCTGTATGTTTTGACGTGGACAGCACAGTCATTACTGAGGAGGGCCTTGATGAACTGGCCAACTACTGTGGGGTGGGCGACAGGGTGGCACAACT TACAAAAGAAGCCATGGGGAATGGCATGTCTTTCCGGGAAGCATTGACACTTCGATTGGACCTCTTCAAACCCAGTCTGCAGATTGTCCAAAAGTTTGTCCAGGAACACCCGCCCCAACTCACACCAGGGGTCAA GGAGGTGATCTCACTGCTACAGAAGAGAGGCACTGCTGTGTATCTTGTATCAGGCGGCTTCTTCAGAATCATAGAGCCAATAGCCCAGCTAGTTGGGGTTCCCGTTGAAAACATATTTGCCAACAAGTTGTTGTTCAATGAACATG GCGAGTATGAGATGTTTGACAAGGACCAGCCTACCTCAGCTTCAGGTGGAAAGGCACGTGTGGTCCAGCTTCTTAAAGACACTCATGGATACAAGAG GGTTGTTGTTATTGGTGATGGTCTAACAGATGCTGAAGCCTGTCCTCCTGCG GAAGCGTTCATCGGCTTTGGAGGAAATGTTCGACGTCAGAGTGTCCAGGACAAGGCTAAGTGGTTTGTGACCAGCTTTACTGAACTGGCAGAACCACTTCAGTCCTAA
- the LOC136420951 gene encoding carboxypeptidase D-like isoform X2, translating to MYMYIHNRPALLHVAYLTQAHRGMRGFVTSCDTNQGIEDATITVMGIDHNVTTASHGDFWRLLVPGTYTITASAHGYMSETFTDVAVEADQATEVNFTLHAMGADHAPPVSTLHPTLQPNQIKHHNYLEMKNFMTKFARTYPEITRMYSIGQSVEARDLLVMEISDNPGVHEPGEPEFKYIGNMHGNEVVGREVLLLLVQLLCENYGKDADLTRLVNTTRIHIMPSMNPDGYEISQEGDVRGITGRKNAHGVDLNRNFPDQYFGEGKLEPETMAVMEWTKRVPFVLSASLHGGNLVADYPFDDSPKKGHAVYSKCPDDVVFKQLAESYSLAHPTMHSGHPCDDIKPDEYFQDGITNGAAWYNVPGVMQDWDYLNTNDFEVAIELGCVKFPYGNDLPEYWHANKEALVEYIKQVHKGVKGFVLTTDGSGISGASIMVHGINHTVTSAAGGDYWRLLVSGTYQLTAAAQGYQSVTQELTIGDGDATKLNFTLQSWSEENDYGLLNDPSYSSNEELVAIIKKYSKEHQEIIRMEETSDNNVIDVEIFGKLVRRRRDDDVTRVQPHVALIGGLNGDEPIGSEILIRLIRHLVEGYDKDDRIKRLVDNTHIHVMAAVDLSSFSHAVEGDCTGQHYTGTRIQDRFTLDSHAEFPQVATVKQWFKKHKFDLALSLEAGGLVMRFPLDYPREGLPIADGATTQDDLLFKEIAKEYAVSNPAMHAGASCNNKTFNQGISIGASFKETKNTLLDYAYIKEHVSMLAAYVSCCKYPQSEDVPKIWRENLEPLVGFLSQAQQGVHAVVRDQEGNPVPGAIMFIEGDPRNVSVDPEKGTFKMLPSGQHRLRVQAEGFSSETKQVHIEDGQTKELDFIMVREETLMFHGYEDMQQMLTDMTEKYPNITKLYSIGETVNFRRLWVLEISKTPGTHQPGQPEVKFVGNIHGNEVVGRELLLAFINHLCSSYGYDDDVTKLIDTTRIHILPSLNPDGASCSTEGTCEGDKCRDNSNNVDLNTNFPSGSKNVSVGPLQPESSALMDWMEAHPFVLSVSLFAGHLVATYPYDYPSQTGSDESYNTPDDDVFRNLATAYAARHPTMHLGTACPDTAFPDGITNGARMDSHGGSMQDYNYNDHSCLEIAVWVSCCKHPFSSELDQLWRDNKESLLGMLKQVHTGVKGFVRTTDGTAVSGASISVDGRGSVVVTATDGDYWRLLAPGEYVIRADREGYQQGTRKVIVSEGVAKEVQFILSKKYKIFGMSPIIIIIATAASMVAILCTAVVICRMCRTPVYSYSKLGTSEYGDTLLMNRLKKDASQKSLLQDHEYHDDLSGSEDDTIYWKR from the exons atgtacatgtacattcacaaCAGGCCAGCTCTCCTACATGTAGCATATCTCACACAG GCCCACAGGGGAATGAGGGGTTTTGTGACCAGCTGTGACACTAATCAGGGGATCGAAGACGCCACCATTACCGTGATGGGAATTGACCACAACGTTACCACAGCCAGTCATGGTGACTTCTGGAGACTCCTAGTTCCTGGGACCTACACTATCACTGCCAGTGCACATGG GTACATGAGTGAAACCTTCACAGATGTGGCAGTAGAGGCTGACCAGGCCACAGAGGTGAACTTTACCCTCCATGCTATGGGAGCTGACCACGCCCCACCTGTCAGCACACTCCACCCCACCCTCCAGCCAAACCAGATCAAGCACCATAATTACTTGGAAATGAAAAACTTTATGACCAAG TTTGCCAGGACCTACCCAGAGATCACTCGCATGTACAGCATTGGACAGTCTGTAGAGGCTCGGGACCTGCTAGTGATGGAGATATCAGATAACCCAGGGGTTCATGAACCAG GAGAGCCAGAGTTTAAGTACATTGGGAACATGCATGGTAACGAGGTTGTTGGGCGCGAGGTCCTGCTTCTCCTGGTTCAGCTGCTGTGTGAGAACTATGGGAAGGACGCAGACCTGACGCGACTGGTGAACACTACCAGGATCCACATCATGCCCTCCATGAACCCAGATGGGTATGAAATTTCTCAGGAAG GTGATGTTCGGGGTATCACTGGACGCAAGAATGCCCATGGAGTGGACCTTAATCGTAACTTCCCAGACCAGTACTTTGGTGAGGGGAAGCTTGAACCAGAGACGATGGCTGTTATGGAGTGGACAAAAAGAGTCCCATTTGTCCTGTCTGCCAGCTTGCATGGAGGCAACCTGGTTGCTGACTATCCATTTGACGACTCTCCAAAGAAGGGCCATGCAGTGTACAGTAAATGTCCTGACGATGTCGTCTTCAAACAGTTAGCTGAATCATACTCCCTT GCACATCCCACCATGCACAGTGGCCACCCCTGTGATGACATCAAACCGGATGAGTACTTTCAGGATGGCATCACCAACGGGGCAGCCTGGTACAATGTACCTG GTGTCATGCAGGACTGGGACTACCTGAATACCAATGACTTTGAAGTTGCCATTGAACTTGGCTGTGTGAAGTTTCCATATGGCAATGACCTTCCTGAGTACTGGCATGCGAATAAAGAAGCTTTGGTGGAATACATCAAACAA GTTCACAAGGGTGTGAAAGGGTTTGTGCTGACTACTGATGGCAGTGGAATCTCTGGTGCCTCCATCATGGTCCACGGGATCAATCACACTGTGACATCTGCAGCTGGGGGAGACTACTGGAGACTGCTGGTCTCTGGAACGTACCAACTCACCGCAGCGGCACAGGG ATATCAAAGTGTCACTCAAGAATTGACCATAGGGGATGGTGATGCAACAAAGCTGAATTTTACACTTCAGTCCTGGAGTGAAGAAAATGACTACGGTCTTCTAAATGACCCAAGCTACAGCTCAAATGAGGAACTTGTTGCAATTATCAAGAAATACTCAAAAGAACATCAAGAAATCATTCGGATGGAGGAAACATCTGACAACAATGTTATTGATGTGGAGATATTTGGAAAACTGGTCAGGAGAAGACGAGATGATGATGTCACCAGGGTTCAACCACATGTTGCTCTGATTGGTGGACTAAATGGAGATGAACCAATAGGAAGTGAGATCCTCATAAGGCTGATTAGGCATCTGGTAGAAG GTTatgataaagatgacagaatAAAGAGGTTAGTAGACAACACCCACATCCATGTGATGGCAGCAGTGGACCTGTCCTCCTTCAGCCATGCTGTAGAAGGAGACTGTACAGGGCAGCACTACACAGGCACCAGGATTCAGGACCGCTTTACACTGGACTCACATGCTGAG TTCCCTCAGGTAGCCACGGTGAAACAATGGTTTAAGAAGCACAAGTTTGACCTTGCTCTGAGTCTGGAGGCAGGCGGGTTGGTCATGAGGTTTCCCTTGGACTATCCACGGGAAGGCCTCCCCATAGCTGACGGGGCCACCACACAGGATGACCTACTCTTTAAGGAGATAGCAAAAGAGTATGCTGTCAGCAACCCAGCAATGCATGCAG GTGCATCTTGCAACAATAAAACATTTAACCAAGGCATCAGCATTGGAGCTTCCTTTAAGGAGACAAAGAACACCTTGCTGGACTATGCATACATCAAGGAGCATGTTTCCATG CTCGCTGCCTATGTCTCTTGCTGCAAGTATCCGCAGAGTGAAGATGTCCCCAAGATTTGGAGAGAAAACTTAGAACCTCTTGTGGGATTCCTGAGTCAAGCCCAACAAG GTGTCCATGCTGTTGTGCGAGACCAGGAGGGAAACCCTGTACCAGGCGCCATAATGTTTATAGAGGGAGACCCACGGAATGTGTCTGTAGACCCAGAGAAAGGCACCTTCAAGATGCTTCCATCAGGACAACATAGGCTTCGGGTTCAGGCAGAG GGTTTCTCCAGTGAGACAAAGCAGGTTCACATTGAAGACGGACAGACCAAGGAACTAGACTTCATCATGGTCAGGGAAGAAACACTGATGTTCCATGGCTATGAAGATATGCAGCAGATGCTGACAGATATGACAGAAAAATACCCCAACATAACAAAGTTGTACAG TATTGGCGAGACAGTCAACTTTCGTCGCCTCTGGGTTCTGGAAATCAGTAAGACACCAGGCACTCACCAGCCAGGCCAGCCTGAGGTCAAGTTCGTGGGGAATATACATGGTAACGAGGTGGTTGGGCGTGAACTCCTGCTAGCCTTCATCAACCACCTGTGCAGTAGCTATGGATACGACGATGATGTCACAAAG CTGATAGATACTACAAGGATCCACATTCTCCCCAGCCTGAACCCAGATGGTGCCAGCTGCAGTACTGAGGGAACCTGTGAGGGGGACAAATGCCGGGATAACTCCAACAATGTAGACCTCAACACAAATTTCCCAT CTGGCAGCAAAAATGTAAGTGTTGGGCCCTTGCAGCCGGAGAGCTCGGCCCTTATGGACTGGATGGAAGCCCATCCCTTTGTCCTGTCTGTGTCCCTGTTTGCAGGACATCTTGTGGCCACCTATCCTTACGACTATCCCTCCCAAACAG GATCTGATGAGTCCTACAACACCCCAGATGACGATGTCTTCAGAAATCTGGCAACCGCATATGCAGCCAGACACCCCACAATGCATCTGGGTACAGCTTGTCCAG ACACAGCATTTCCAGATGGTATAACTAATGGGGCAAGGATGGATTCCCATGGAGGCAGTATgcaa GACTACAACTATAATGATCACAGTTGTCTGGAGATTGCAGTGTGGGTCAGCTGCTGTAAACACCCCTTCTCCAGTGAGCTGGACCAACTATGGAGGGACAACAAGGAATCGCTCCTGGGCATGCTCAAACAG GTCCACACCGGTGTGAAAGGCTTTGTTCGCACCACAGATGGGACTGCTGTCTCCGGGGCTTCCATAAGTGTGGATGGACGTGGCTCAGTGGTTGTCACGGCAACAGATGGAGACTACTGGAGGCTGCTGGCACCAGGAGAGTATGTCATCAGGGCAGACAGGGAGGGATATCAACAG gGCACCAGGAAGGTGATAGTTTCAGAAGGCGTTGCTAAGGAGGTCCAGTTTATCCTCAGTAAGAAGTACAAGATCTTTGGAATGTctcccatcatcatcatcatagcaaCAG CTGCAAGTATGGTGGCCATACTATGCACAGCTGTTGTCATCTGTAGGATGTGCCGAACACCTGTTTACAGCTACAGCAAGCTGGGTACATCAGAGTATGGGGACACCCTTCTCATGAACAGACTCAAGAAAGATGCATCCCAAAAATCCCTTCTGCAAGATCATGAATACCATGATGACTTAAGTGGCAGTGAAGATGATACGATTTATTGGAAAAGGTAA